In Brachypodium distachyon strain Bd21 chromosome 5, Brachypodium_distachyon_v3.0, whole genome shotgun sequence, the genomic window tccgaccgctgttacttgtctcaaatttgcccaaatactgATGTATCaatgtgtaaaaagcgtctagatacatgtaatatttcgacaagtaattccggccggaggaagtagaaaaatatattaatttgGATACAATATTTGGCATCCAAAATTCATTTTCGTGCGTGTAACTGAATTGAATTGTGATGATCCTTAAAACAATGAGCATCCTGAGGAACATGAATGAAATAGAGCTGACCGGCACTTTAGCCCAAATCCGTTCTATAATATTGGGTTCCAAGCCCACGGTTAAGCCCATTAGAACTTACACTTGCAGATTCTTTTTTAAGCGGATTGCTCTTGCAGATGGGCCAAGTTGCCCAATGCTTATTGCTTGCTTTCATTTGGACAGCCCACGCTTATTTTTTCCGAagattattttttgaaaatgagaCTGAATTCACGAAAAAATAAGTTGGATAATATATCAAAGGAGTTGAAACACCAAGACAtatctgttaaaaaaaaaaacacaccaAGACATATTATCTGTACCGCAATTTTGCGTTTTGGTCCCTCCTATTTTTAAGAATCGACGCGCAGTCCAAATCCTATTCCTCACCCACCGATCACCTTCCCCAGCCCGATCCCCTCCCCTTTCCCTGCCTGGCGACGCCTCTGCtccaccccgccgcctcctccatcagCTAGCGCCGCTGCCTACTCCGTCCCTAGCGCCACCATCCAGATCCATGCCGCCTGGTCTCCATCTTCAACGCCCCGAACTGTCCCCGGTACTCCACCTACGAGCAATGGCGGCCTCCAAGCGACGCAATGGCCTCCCCAGCGGAGGCGCTGTGGCCTCCAAGTGGTGTGGCGGCCTGTCATCGCAACTGAAGGAGTGCCTGCCATCGTTGCTGGGGCTGAATCCGTGCATGGGCTACCTCACCAACACCAGCGTGTCGTCGCCCCCGGCGGCGTGCCGCGCCGGCTTCAAGTCCCTCGTCCACACCGCGCCCATCTGCCTCTGCCACTGCCTCAACGGCGACATCAACACGCTCATGCCCGCCACCCGCGCCCATGGATTCCATGCACATGATGTCCCTTATGGGCTCCTTCTCTGTCCCGCTCCCGCTGCAGGCGCTTGCCCAGTGCTCATGTAAGTGTTTTCAGCCAATAACTCCTTATTCCCATCTGTATTTAACTACCACTGTTTTTATGCGTTTACGTCAGAACCTTATTGACCCCTTTTTAATGTACCGCCATTGAGGGCTCCTGCGGCACCTCCATCTCCAAGTAAtcaattctttcttctcccttgTGGTCGAGTTTGATTGTGTTGTGATCTTTACATTCAGTGCTCTGAACTCTGTTTGGTTTTCCGCAGAGTCGTCACCATGAAAGGCAACAAGATGCACACAAGTTTCTTCGTTTAGAATTCTCATGATTGTCTTGTTGAGGTTTGTATGGATTGTTGGTGTCTTTGACGTAACTCATGAAATGCAGAATTTACCATGCACATGGATATAGCTCTATAAGGTTTGTGATTTTTGGACTGAAAGCTCAAAATTCTAGCATTTACATTTGATTCCTTCCAGAAATTTGTAGTCTCTTGAATTGCTAGGTTCTTGGAATAGTAGGGAGTAGTCAAGTGTGGTGCCAGATTTTTATAAAAGGGTCCAGTTCTTGTGGCATTTGGTGTTCCTTGGTGAAAGTCACTGAACATCAGCTCCCCTGGTTGTTGTCATATTTTCTACGATTACATTTCCTTGTGTCATATTTAGGACAAAAATGCCCTTCTGAGCTAAAGAAGTTTGCGCGTTGTGGATtgaagaaaacagaaataatATATGTTTGCGTAGCTGTGAGAGAACAGTCAGCAAAGATTTCTATGTGGAAGTGCTAATTCACATAATATGGTGGAGATGAAATGCATCCTTAATAATCTTCATCTGATATGTTGTCCAAGGAGAAATGAATAATGATGAGTTAATTgcagatgtttttttttcatgattttaACACGTATGTTCCGTACCTAAGTTTGGTGTTTTGTGTTAATGTTCTATATAGCATGACCTGTCTGAGTTACTAATTGGATATCTGATTTGTGTGACGGAAGACACATGCACTGGAAGACAATGCTGGGTGCAGTAAAAGAGTTGCTGGAGGCGTATAAGACGGTTGCCACAACTATGCATCGTTGCTAAGCATAGAAGAATAAATGTTGCATTTTTTCACATCCTTTTATTATTCCTGTTAAGGTAAGGTGCTTAAAGTGTAAATAAGGTTAGGCTCTTTCCTGTCTCGGTGTAAATCGGTGCTAGAGCATTGTGCCCGCATACGAGTATCTTCATATAGTCTTCAAGTGATAGTGTGTTCGGATCTTTCCTGATATTTGTGTGATATTGGTATCTAATGTGTGTAAGTTGTTTTCATGATTTATTATATCTTTTCTGCTTATTATTATGTTTGCCCGAGGTAAGTTGTACGGAGTAAAGAAACGCAAGTGTTCCATATGTTCAGGAAaattaatgattttttttatgaatgagTTCGTCGATCTGTAACAAAACAGGGTACATAT contains:
- the LOC100842515 gene encoding uncharacterized protein LOC100842515, coding for MPPGLHLQRPELSPVLHLRAMAASKRRNGLPSGGAVASKWCGGLSSQLKECLPSLLGLNPCMGYLTNTSVSSPPAACRAGFKSLVHTAPICLCHCLNGDINTLMPATRAHGFHAHDVPYGLLLCPAPAAGACPVLITLLTPF